From Alphaproteobacteria bacterium, a single genomic window includes:
- a CDS encoding TVP38/TMEM64 family protein: MAADRSPSLVQRAKPWLVLAALAGALALFFALGLQHVLTFERLGAERARLNGLVAADPVLATLGLTLLYAVVTLLSLPVGTVMTLAIGFLLGTVWASAVVVVGATLGATGLFLLARSAFGERWRPPVQRVLNRLDSGFRDNAFQYLLVLRLMPVMPFWLLNIVPAFVGLTLRQYVLATFFGILPGTVVYCSVGAGLDTVFARGEVPGLDQLRDPALILPLVGLAVLAALPLVYKRLRGGGSTPPPTLPTAAL; this comes from the coding sequence TTGGCCGCCGATCGCTCTCCATCTCTTGTCCAGCGCGCCAAACCCTGGCTGGTGCTGGCCGCTCTCGCAGGCGCACTTGCCTTGTTCTTCGCCCTGGGGCTGCAGCACGTTCTCACCTTCGAGCGGCTGGGGGCGGAGCGCGCGCGGCTGAACGGCCTGGTCGCGGCCGATCCGGTGCTGGCGACGCTCGGGCTGACCCTGCTCTACGCGGTGGTCACCCTGCTGTCCTTGCCGGTGGGGACCGTGATGACGCTGGCCATCGGCTTTCTGCTGGGGACGGTCTGGGCCAGCGCCGTCGTGGTCGTCGGAGCGACGCTGGGGGCGACCGGCCTGTTTCTCCTGGCCCGCTCCGCCTTTGGCGAACGCTGGCGACCGCCGGTGCAACGGGTGCTAAACCGGCTTGACTCCGGCTTTCGCGACAATGCCTTCCAATACCTGCTCGTGCTGCGGCTGATGCCGGTCATGCCGTTCTGGCTCCTGAACATCGTGCCGGCCTTTGTCGGCCTGACACTCCGCCAATATGTGCTGGCCACGTTTTTCGGCATCCTGCCCGGCACCGTAGTCTATTGCAGCGTCGGCGCGGGGTTGGACACGGTGTTCGCCCGCGGCGAGGTGCCAGGACTGGACCAGCTGCGCGATCCGGCGCTGATCCTGCCGCTGGTCGGGCTGGCGGTGCTGGCTGCCTTGCCGCTGGTGTACAAGCGGCTGCGCGGCGGCGGGTCCACCCCGCCCCCCACCTTGCCAACCGCCGCCCTTTGA
- a CDS encoding Pyoverdin chromophore biosynthetic protein pvcC — protein sequence MAAPSPRPEDIIAGQNRPFTGAEFLESLRDGREVWLYGERVDDVTTHPAFANAARSLARLYDALHDPATKDVLTRETDTGSGGYTHKFFRAAASRQDLEGQKDAIKKWAQLSYGWMGRSPDYKASFLSTLGPNADFYGPWADNARAWYKRAQDNVLFMNHAIVNPPIDRHKAADHVKDVYVTIDKEDDAGIYVSGAKVVATGSALTNYNFLGQNLSAEITDTDLATMFIAPMNTPGIKLICRPSYELAAKTMGTPYDYPLSSRFDENDAILIFDNAFIPWENVLAHRDLDMLMKFYPFSGFFNGFTFQACIRMAVKLDFLSGLIWKALRCTGSSESPGAKVQMGEVVAYRNLMWGLAESMAATPQPWKNGHVLPNARSGAAYRVMSPEIYPKVLNIANKILASGLIYLPSSSKDFANPTVDAYLKQYVRGSFGIEYRERIKTLKLLWDAVGTEFGGRHELYEINYAGNWEMVRGQTLTQSQNNGVMDECIALAEQCMSEYDETGWQMEGFANGLD from the coding sequence ATGGCCGCCCCATCCCCCCGCCCGGAAGACATCATCGCCGGCCAGAACCGCCCCTTTACGGGCGCCGAGTTCCTCGAAAGCCTGCGCGACGGGCGTGAGGTCTGGCTGTATGGCGAGCGCGTCGACGACGTCACCACCCACCCCGCCTTCGCCAACGCCGCCCGTTCGCTCGCCCGGCTGTACGATGCCCTGCACGACCCGGCCACCAAGGATGTGCTGACCCGCGAGACCGACACCGGCTCCGGCGGCTACACCCACAAATTCTTCCGCGCCGCCGCCTCGCGCCAGGATCTGGAGGGCCAGAAGGACGCGATCAAGAAATGGGCGCAGCTCTCCTATGGCTGGATGGGCCGCAGCCCCGACTACAAGGCCAGCTTCCTGTCGACCCTGGGTCCGAACGCCGACTTCTACGGCCCCTGGGCCGACAATGCGCGCGCCTGGTACAAGCGGGCGCAGGACAACGTGCTGTTCATGAACCATGCCATCGTCAACCCGCCGATCGACCGGCACAAGGCGGCGGACCATGTGAAGGACGTCTACGTCACCATCGACAAGGAAGACGATGCCGGCATCTATGTCTCCGGTGCCAAGGTGGTGGCGACCGGCTCCGCGCTCACCAACTACAATTTCCTGGGCCAGAACCTGTCGGCGGAGATCACCGACACCGACCTGGCGACCATGTTCATCGCGCCGATGAACACGCCGGGCATCAAGCTGATCTGCCGCCCTTCCTACGAGCTGGCGGCCAAGACCATGGGCACGCCCTACGACTATCCGCTGTCGAGCCGGTTCGACGAGAACGACGCCATCCTGATCTTCGATAACGCCTTCATCCCGTGGGAGAATGTGCTGGCGCACCGCGACCTGGACATGCTGATGAAGTTCTACCCGTTTTCGGGCTTCTTCAACGGCTTCACCTTCCAGGCCTGCATCCGCATGGCGGTGAAGCTGGATTTCCTCTCGGGCCTGATCTGGAAGGCGCTGCGCTGCACCGGCTCCAGCGAGTCGCCGGGCGCGAAGGTGCAGATGGGCGAAGTGGTGGCCTATCGCAACCTGATGTGGGGGCTGGCGGAAAGCATGGCGGCGACGCCGCAGCCCTGGAAGAACGGCCATGTGCTGCCGAACGCCCGCTCCGGTGCGGCCTACCGGGTGATGTCGCCGGAGATCTATCCGAAGGTGCTGAACATCGCCAACAAGATCCTGGCGAGCGGCCTGATCTACCTGCCCTCCTCCAGCAAGGATTTCGCGAACCCGACGGTCGACGCCTATCTGAAGCAATACGTGCGCGGCAGTTTCGGCATCGAGTACCGGGAGCGGATCAAGACGCTGAAGCTGCTCTGGGATGCGGTCGGCACCGAATTCGGCGGCCGGCACGAGCTCTATGAGATCAACTATGCCGGCAACTGGGAAATGGTGCGCGGCCAGACGCTCACGCAGTCGCAGAACAACGGCGTCATGGACGAATGCATCGCGCTCGCCGAACAATGCATGAGCGAATACGACGAAACCGGCTGGCAGATGGAGGGGTTCGCCAACGGCCTGGACTGA
- a CDS encoding MFS transporter has protein sequence MTAPARRSLLAPFQVRSFRFQWPADLLTSWAQEMETLILNWYILTATGSVVMLTLFASLQFLGTLLAPAIGSIADRQGRRAVLCCLRACYACLASILMVTGLTGTLTPEVVFAVALCTGLIRPSDLVMRNSMIGDTMSSDLLGSAMGLSRMTMDSARIAGALAGAGLFATLGLGAAYVGVVCFYALSLLLTLGTSRVRPERDGQPFKIVREVKDGLVFTWKSPRIKALMFYAFLVNLCAFPINMGVLPFAAKEVFGLDETGLGQMMAMFGIGALVGSLAIAFTGGPKRRGRWIVGFILVWYLLLVGFGFATEAWQAYVLLALIGVSQGISMLTMSIALLDAAGPVMRGRIMGVRMLAVYGLPLGLAAGGWLVEHLGYVNMVLLYCGFGLAATLAIAAVWRQALLRED, from the coding sequence GTGACCGCTCCCGCCCGCCGCTCTCTCCTTGCGCCCTTTCAGGTGCGCAGTTTCCGGTTCCAGTGGCCGGCCGACCTGTTGACCTCATGGGCGCAGGAGATGGAGACGCTGATCCTGAACTGGTACATCCTGACGGCGACCGGCTCCGTCGTGATGCTGACCCTGTTCGCCTCGCTCCAGTTTCTGGGGACCCTGCTGGCTCCGGCCATCGGCAGTATCGCCGACCGCCAGGGCCGCCGCGCGGTGCTGTGCTGCCTGCGCGCCTGCTATGCCTGCCTGGCCTCCATCCTGATGGTAACCGGCCTGACCGGCACGCTGACGCCGGAGGTGGTGTTCGCCGTCGCGCTCTGCACCGGCCTGATCCGCCCTTCCGATCTGGTGATGCGCAATTCCATGATCGGCGACACGATGAGTTCCGACCTGCTGGGCTCGGCCATGGGGCTCAGCCGTATGACCATGGATTCCGCCCGCATCGCCGGTGCGTTGGCAGGCGCCGGGCTGTTCGCCACCCTGGGGCTGGGGGCCGCCTATGTCGGCGTCGTCTGCTTCTATGCGTTGAGCCTGCTGCTGACCCTGGGCACCAGCCGCGTCAGGCCCGAGCGCGACGGCCAGCCGTTCAAGATCGTGCGCGAGGTGAAGGACGGGCTGGTCTTCACCTGGAAGTCGCCGCGCATCAAGGCGCTGATGTTTTACGCCTTCCTGGTCAATCTCTGCGCCTTTCCGATCAATATGGGCGTGCTGCCGTTTGCGGCGAAAGAGGTGTTCGGCCTGGACGAAACCGGTCTCGGCCAGATGATGGCCATGTTCGGCATCGGCGCGCTGGTCGGCTCGCTGGCGATTGCGTTCACCGGCGGCCCGAAGCGGCGCGGCCGCTGGATCGTCGGCTTTATCCTGGTCTGGTATCTGTTGCTGGTGGGCTTCGGCTTTGCGACCGAGGCCTGGCAGGCCTATGTGCTGCTGGCCCTGATCGGCGTCTCGCAAGGCATTTCCATGCTGACCATGTCCATCGCCCTGCTGGATGCGGCCGGGCCGGTGATGCGGGGCCGCATCATGGGCGTGCGCATGCTGGCGGTCTATGGCCTGCCGCTCGGCCTTGCGGCGGGCGGTTGGCTGGTCGAGCATCTGGGGTATGTGAATATGGTTCTGCTCTATTGCGGCTTCGGCCTGGCCGCCACGCTGGCCATCGCCGCCGTGTGGCGACAGGCGCTGCTGCGGGAGGACTGA
- the sthA gene encoding Si-specific NAD(P)(+) transhydrogenase: MTAYDYDLFVIGSGPGGQRAAIAAAKAGKRVGVAERVSVVGGVCVNTGTIPSKSFREAALYLSGYRERGVYGASYTVKQRITMADLLYRTDWVIKREIDVIQHHFQRNGVDLFAAEAAFTDPHTLRLSSVDGSGMRDVTAAKIILAVGTTTARAPHIRFDGQRIFTSDDILTLRDVPTSLAVIGAGVIGCEYATTFAALGTRVTLIDQRPQLLDFVDREITDHLVYHMRQNRMTLRLGETVEGIESYDDGRGEHVRIALASGKQIVTQKALYAIGRSGAVGGLRLEAAGIEADARGRLNVDEQFRTNVDHVYAVGDVIGFPSLASTSMEQGRIAACHALGLGGEKMASHFPFGIYTIPEISMVGASEEELTDAGVPYEVGKASYREVSRGMILGDSSGFLKIAFHLETREILGVTIIGEGASELVHIGQAVMAHGGTIDYFVNNVFNYPTLAECYKNAAFDGINRLG; encoded by the coding sequence ATGACGGCCTATGATTATGACCTGTTTGTGATCGGCTCGGGCCCCGGCGGGCAGCGGGCGGCCATCGCCGCCGCCAAGGCCGGGAAGCGCGTCGGGGTCGCCGAGCGGGTGTCGGTGGTGGGCGGCGTTTGCGTCAACACCGGCACGATCCCGTCGAAAAGCTTCCGCGAGGCCGCGCTCTACCTCTCCGGCTATCGCGAGCGCGGCGTTTACGGCGCGTCCTACACGGTGAAGCAGCGCATCACCATGGCCGATTTGCTCTATCGCACCGACTGGGTGATCAAGCGCGAGATCGACGTGATCCAGCATCACTTTCAGCGCAATGGCGTCGACCTGTTTGCCGCCGAGGCCGCGTTCACGGACCCGCATACACTGCGCCTCTCGTCGGTCGACGGCTCCGGCATGCGCGATGTGACGGCGGCCAAGATCATTCTGGCGGTGGGCACCACCACGGCCCGCGCGCCGCATATTCGCTTTGACGGCCAGCGCATCTTCACCAGCGACGACATCCTGACCTTGCGCGACGTGCCCACTTCGCTGGCCGTGATCGGTGCCGGCGTGATCGGGTGCGAGTATGCGACCACCTTTGCCGCGCTCGGCACCCGGGTGACGCTGATCGACCAGCGGCCGCAGCTTCTGGATTTCGTCGACCGCGAGATCACCGACCATCTGGTCTACCACATGCGCCAGAACCGCATGACGCTCAGGCTTGGCGAGACCGTGGAGGGCATCGAATCCTATGACGACGGCCGCGGCGAACATGTGCGCATCGCGCTGGCCAGCGGCAAGCAGATCGTCACGCAAAAGGCGCTCTATGCCATTGGCCGGTCCGGCGCGGTCGGCGGGCTGCGGCTGGAGGCGGCGGGGATCGAGGCGGATGCGCGCGGCCGACTGAATGTGGATGAGCAGTTCCGTACCAATGTCGATCACGTCTATGCGGTCGGCGACGTGATTGGCTTCCCGTCATTGGCCTCCACCTCCATGGAGCAGGGCCGGATCGCGGCCTGTCACGCCCTGGGCCTGGGCGGTGAGAAGATGGCGAGCCATTTCCCATTTGGCATCTACACCATCCCGGAAATCTCCATGGTCGGCGCGAGCGAGGAGGAATTGACGGATGCGGGCGTGCCCTATGAAGTGGGCAAGGCCAGCTATCGCGAGGTGAGCCGCGGTATGATCCTGGGCGACTCCTCCGGTTTCCTGAAAATCGCTTTCCACCTGGAAACCCGCGAGATCCTGGGCGTGACCATTATCGGCGAGGGCGCCAGCGAACTGGTGCATATCGGCCAGGCGGTAATGGCCCATGGCGGCACCATCGACTATTTCGTGAACAACGTTTTCAACTATCCGACGTTGGCGGAGTGCTACAAGAACGCGGCTTTCGACGGCATCAACCGTCTCGGCTGA
- a CDS encoding bacterioferritin produces MSNQPRSLKNLQKALSMELSAAHQYLLHAHVLEDWGLETLAAKMREEMQEELGHAGRYIDRILFLDGDPKVTEEKPAVRADSLKELFEADLADEKEAISFYTQAANEARDDNDVGTRTMFENIVLDEEGHMDWLKQQLDLIKRIGEAAYIAQHMALSPSAA; encoded by the coding sequence ATGAGCAACCAGCCGCGCAGCCTGAAAAACCTGCAAAAGGCGCTGTCCATGGAATTGAGCGCCGCGCACCAGTATCTGTTGCACGCCCATGTGCTGGAGGATTGGGGCCTGGAGACGCTGGCCGCAAAAATGCGCGAGGAGATGCAGGAAGAACTGGGCCATGCCGGCCGCTATATCGACCGCATTCTGTTCCTGGACGGGGATCCGAAGGTGACGGAAGAAAAGCCGGCCGTGCGGGCGGACTCGTTGAAGGAGCTGTTCGAGGCCGATCTCGCCGACGAGAAGGAGGCGATTTCCTTCTATACCCAGGCCGCGAACGAGGCGCGCGACGACAATGACGTCGGCACCCGCACCATGTTCGAGAATATCGTCCTGGACGAAGAAGGCCATATGGACTGGCTGAAGCAGCAACTCGACCTGATCAAGCGCATCGGCGAGGCGGCCTATATCGCCCAGCACATGGCGCTGTCGCCGTCGGCGGCATAA
- a CDS encoding GMC family oxidoreductase N-terminal domain-containing protein, with protein MEADYVIVGAGSAGCVLADRLSAGGARVVLLEAGPADRNPMIHIPAGVLKLLAHPVINWNYQTEPEEATGNRSLHWPRGKVLGGSSSINGMLFVRGNKADFDNWAQMGARGWSYDDCLPYFKSMESYPMGDSQYRGKSGPLQIDDYRTILPLTHMFVDAAQQAGHPKVDDLSGRKPAEGVGYSQMSRIGRRRGSTAQTFLAAAKKRPNLTVETEAYATKLTFGGKRCTGVWIRQRGQDRHISAVREVIVSGGTINSPHLLHVSGVGPADHLRDIGVDVVHDLPGVGKNLSDHYTVRVSRRAVNTRSINELSRFPGVVPEVAKWVVRGNGALTFGVSSAQCYTHSREGLASPDIQLLFTPASYDNNVFGVLEQKPGATIAISIARPSSRGQIMAISSDPFTRPAIRPNFLSDPDDMRISKEGIRQAREIFAQPAFAKNLTEETSPGPDVQSDADLERFIRETGRTIYHCVGTCKMGEDPMAVVDSRLRVHGMEGLRVVDASIMPTVTTGNTNAPTIMIAEKASAMILEDAA; from the coding sequence ATGGAAGCCGATTACGTCATTGTCGGCGCCGGCTCGGCCGGCTGCGTGCTGGCCGATCGCCTGTCGGCCGGCGGTGCCCGGGTGGTTCTGCTGGAGGCAGGACCCGCGGACCGCAACCCGATGATCCACATCCCGGCCGGCGTGCTGAAACTGCTGGCCCACCCGGTCATCAACTGGAACTACCAGACCGAGCCGGAGGAAGCGACCGGCAACCGCTCGCTGCACTGGCCGCGGGGCAAGGTGCTGGGAGGCTCCAGTTCGATCAACGGCATGCTATTCGTGCGCGGCAACAAGGCGGATTTCGACAACTGGGCGCAGATGGGCGCGCGCGGCTGGAGCTATGACGACTGCCTGCCCTATTTCAAGTCCATGGAAAGCTATCCCATGGGCGACTCGCAATATCGCGGCAAGAGCGGGCCGTTGCAGATCGACGACTACCGCACCATCCTGCCACTGACCCACATGTTCGTGGACGCGGCCCAGCAGGCCGGCCACCCCAAGGTCGACGACCTGTCCGGGCGCAAGCCGGCGGAAGGCGTCGGCTACAGCCAGATGAGCCGCATCGGCCGCCGCCGCGGCTCCACCGCCCAGACCTTTTTGGCGGCGGCAAAGAAACGCCCGAACCTGACAGTCGAGACCGAGGCCTATGCCACCAAGCTGACCTTCGGCGGCAAGCGCTGCACCGGCGTCTGGATTCGCCAGCGCGGCCAGGACCGGCACATTTCGGCGGTGCGGGAGGTGATCGTTTCGGGCGGCACCATCAACTCGCCGCACCTGCTGCACGTCTCCGGCGTCGGCCCGGCCGACCATCTGCGCGACATCGGCGTCGACGTGGTGCACGACCTGCCGGGCGTCGGCAAGAATCTCTCGGACCACTACACCGTGCGCGTCTCGCGCCGGGCGGTGAACACCCGCAGTATCAACGAGCTGTCGCGCTTCCCCGGCGTGGTACCGGAAGTGGCCAAATGGGTGGTGCGCGGCAACGGCGCCCTGACCTTCGGCGTGTCGTCGGCGCAGTGCTACACCCACAGCCGCGAGGGGCTGGCCTCCCCCGACATCCAGTTGCTGTTCACGCCGGCCAGCTACGACAACAACGTGTTCGGCGTGCTGGAGCAAAAGCCGGGTGCCACCATCGCCATCTCCATCGCCCGGCCCAGCAGCCGCGGCCAGATCATGGCGATCTCCTCCGACCCGTTCACCCGCCCGGCGATCCGGCCGAACTTCCTCTCCGACCCGGACGACATGCGCATCTCGAAAGAGGGCATCCGCCAGGCCCGCGAGATCTTCGCCCAGCCGGCCTTCGCCAAGAACCTGACCGAAGAAACCTCGCCCGGCCCGGACGTGCAGTCGGACGCCGACCTCGAACGCTTCATCCGCGAGACCGGGCGGACGATCTATCACTGCGTCGGCACCTGCAAGATGGGAGAGGACCCGATGGCCGTGGTCGACTCGCGCCTGCGGGTGCACGGGATGGAAGGGCTGCGCGTGGTCGATGCCAGCATCATGCCGACGGTGACCACCGGCAACACCAACGCGCCCACCATCATGATCGCCGAAAAGGCGAGCGCCATGATTTTGGAGGATGCGGCCTAG
- a CDS encoding NAD(P)-dependent oxidoreductase, whose translation MTILVVGGAGFIGRRMIPLLVARGEQVVCADINTAAAAPIFEPLGEAVRMVRADVTQFDDMVRLVADVKPKTLVNLSYFIGSDMPPHLATKLNVVGMDNCFEAARLGGVQHTVFASSLAVSGQQKNFGERLVNEDDAKYGTLQYAFNKIFNEFQAQDYREKYGMTITCVRPANVTGPDKVDGSIDHVQCMVMPARGKPVSFPYADAMRCPIHVDDIAEVFARVATTDKPKHTTYNSGGHTISMGDLAKIVREFLPDAQITFKHETGGKDASGNYLIDNSRAVEEFSLQYPAFRDRVRQIINTVRRQEGLPTV comes from the coding sequence ATGACCATTCTCGTTGTCGGCGGTGCCGGTTTCATCGGCCGCCGCATGATCCCGCTGCTTGTCGCCCGCGGCGAACAGGTCGTCTGCGCCGACATCAACACCGCCGCGGCAGCCCCGATCTTCGAACCGCTGGGCGAGGCGGTGCGCATGGTCCGCGCCGACGTCACCCAGTTCGACGACATGGTCCGCCTGGTGGCCGACGTGAAACCGAAAACCCTGGTGAATCTCTCCTATTTCATCGGCTCCGACATGCCGCCGCACTTGGCGACAAAGCTGAACGTGGTCGGCATGGACAATTGCTTCGAGGCCGCACGCCTCGGCGGCGTTCAGCACACCGTGTTTGCCAGCTCGCTGGCGGTCAGCGGCCAGCAGAAGAATTTCGGCGAGCGGCTGGTGAATGAGGACGACGCCAAATACGGCACGCTGCAATACGCCTTCAACAAGATTTTCAACGAGTTCCAGGCGCAGGACTATCGCGAGAAATACGGCATGACCATCACCTGCGTCCGCCCGGCCAACGTGACCGGCCCGGACAAGGTGGACGGCTCCATCGACCATGTGCAGTGCATGGTAATGCCGGCCAGGGGCAAGCCGGTCAGCTTCCCCTATGCCGACGCCATGCGCTGCCCGATCCATGTGGATGACATCGCCGAGGTGTTCGCCCGCGTCGCCACCACCGACAAGCCGAAGCACACCACCTACAACAGCGGCGGCCACACGATCAGCATGGGCGACCTGGCCAAGATCGTGCGCGAATTTCTGCCCGACGCGCAGATCACGTTCAAGCACGAGACCGGCGGCAAGGATGCCTCGGGCAACTATCTGATCGACAATTCCCGTGCGGTCGAGGAATTCAGCCTGCAATACCCGGCCTTCCGCGACCGGGTGCGCCAGATCATCAACACCGTGCGCCGGCAGGAAGGCCTGCCAACGGTCTGA
- a CDS encoding NAD(P)/FAD-dependent oxidoreductase, which produces MTMMLKPDLCVLGAGSGGLVVAAGAAQMGARVVLLEPHKMGGDCLNYGCVPSKTLLAAAAHHPRPSYAEAMARVQAAIATIAPNDSQERFEGLGVTVLREAGRFRDQRTLETESGTRIRARRFVVATGSQPRIPDLPGLAEVPFLTNETLWDLRAAPAHLLILGGGPIGCEMALAHVRLGSRVTLIQRHTLLPRDDPDGVAVVRRRLAAEGVDIRERVDASAAERTDAGVRLTLSDGNTVEGSHLLVAVGRRATVDGLGLEAAGVPLERGAIRTDAGMRTGNRRVFAVGDVAGGPQFTHAAGYQAGVVLKRALFFLPAKADPGLIPWVTYTDPELAQVGLTEATARKRFGDAAVRVLAWPFAENDRAIATGRTDGLVKVVATRRGRVLGCSIAGPQAGELILPWCLAIQNRLKIGAMAQVIAPYPTLSEAWKRAAGSFYSDSLFSPRTRRIVGWLQRLP; this is translated from the coding sequence ATGACCATGATGTTGAAGCCCGACCTTTGCGTGCTGGGCGCCGGCTCCGGCGGCCTGGTGGTGGCTGCGGGCGCGGCGCAGATGGGCGCGCGCGTCGTTTTGCTGGAGCCGCACAAGATGGGCGGCGACTGCCTGAACTATGGCTGCGTGCCGTCCAAGACGCTGCTGGCGGCCGCCGCCCACCATCCCCGCCCGTCCTATGCCGAGGCCATGGCGCGGGTGCAGGCGGCCATCGCCACCATCGCCCCGAACGACTCGCAGGAGCGGTTCGAAGGGTTGGGCGTCACCGTGCTGCGCGAGGCCGGGCGCTTTCGCGACCAGCGCACGCTGGAGACGGAGAGCGGCACCCGCATCCGGGCGCGCCGCTTCGTCGTCGCCACCGGCTCGCAGCCGCGCATTCCCGACCTGCCGGGGCTGGCGGAGGTGCCCTTCCTCACCAACGAAACTCTCTGGGACCTGCGCGCGGCGCCGGCGCATCTCCTCATTCTGGGCGGCGGCCCGATCGGCTGCGAGATGGCGCTGGCCCATGTCCGGCTCGGCAGCCGAGTCACCCTGATCCAGCGCCACACCCTCCTGCCCAGGGATGACCCGGACGGCGTCGCCGTGGTGCGCCGGCGGCTGGCGGCGGAGGGCGTCGATATCCGCGAGCGCGTGGACGCGAGCGCCGCAGAGCGCACCGACGCGGGCGTCCGGCTGACCCTCTCCGATGGCAACACTGTCGAAGGCTCGCACCTGCTGGTGGCCGTGGGCCGGCGCGCGACCGTCGACGGCCTCGGCCTGGAGGCGGCGGGCGTGCCGCTGGAGCGGGGCGCGATCCGCACCGATGCCGGCATGCGCACCGGCAACCGCCGCGTGTTCGCCGTGGGCGATGTTGCCGGCGGCCCGCAATTCACCCACGCCGCCGGCTACCAGGCCGGCGTGGTGCTGAAGCGGGCGTTGTTCTTCCTGCCGGCCAAGGCGGACCCGGGCCTGATCCCCTGGGTGACCTACACCGACCCGGAACTGGCCCAGGTCGGCCTGACCGAAGCGACGGCGCGCAAGCGGTTCGGCGATGCTGCCGTGCGCGTCCTCGCCTGGCCCTTCGCCGAAAACGACAGGGCGATTGCCACCGGCCGGACCGATGGGCTGGTCAAGGTGGTGGCGACCCGCCGGGGGCGGGTGCTGGGCTGCTCCATAGCCGGACCGCAGGCGGGCGAACTGATCCTGCCCTGGTGCCTGGCGATCCAGAACAGGCTCAAAATCGGTGCGATGGCCCAGGTGATCGCGCCCTATCCGACGCTCTCGGAAGCCTGGAAACGGGCCGCCGGCAGTTTCTATTCGGACAGCCTGTTCTCGCCCCGCACCCGCCGCATTGTCGGCTGGCTGCAGCGGCTGCCCTAA
- a CDS encoding glutaminase — protein sequence MHGDAPEPLPHLQAIVNEIVDRIADETERGQVATYIPELAKADLSRFGLAVVPVGADPTVCTLPIVGGDADLPFSIQSVSKVFTLAMALQKSGTKVWRRVGREASGNAFNSIVQLEYEHGIPRNPFINAGAIVVADLLLDGQAPPEAIAGILDFVRQAAGDDSIAVDAAVAASERATGDRNRALANFMKAEGNIRHAVDDVLEVYFNQCSIAMSCRQLALAGRFLANPEGAVRHGLPLVSARRIRRIAALMLTCGHYDASGEFAFQVGIPGKSGVGGGILGVVPGRAAIAAWCPGLSVKGNSLMGALAFRELARATGWSVFGPMGD from the coding sequence ATGCACGGAGACGCCCCGGAGCCGCTGCCGCACCTGCAAGCCATCGTCAACGAGATTGTCGACCGCATCGCCGACGAGACCGAGCGCGGCCAGGTCGCGACCTATATCCCGGAACTGGCGAAGGCCGATCTGAGCCGCTTCGGCCTGGCGGTGGTGCCGGTCGGCGCCGACCCGACGGTCTGTACCCTGCCCATTGTCGGCGGCGATGCGGACCTGCCCTTCTCGATCCAGAGCGTGTCCAAGGTGTTCACCCTGGCGATGGCATTGCAGAAATCCGGCACGAAAGTGTGGCGCCGGGTCGGTCGCGAGGCCTCCGGCAACGCCTTCAACTCCATCGTGCAATTGGAGTACGAGCACGGCATTCCGCGCAATCCTTTCATCAATGCCGGCGCCATCGTCGTCGCCGACCTTCTGCTGGACGGCCAGGCTCCGCCGGAGGCCATTGCCGGCATTCTGGATTTCGTCCGCCAGGCCGCCGGTGACGACAGCATTGCGGTGGATGCCGCGGTGGCGGCGTCGGAAAGGGCCACCGGCGACCGCAACCGGGCGCTGGCCAATTTCATGAAGGCCGAGGGCAATATCCGCCACGCCGTCGACGATGTGCTGGAAGTGTATTTCAACCAGTGCTCCATCGCCATGAGCTGTCGGCAACTGGCACTGGCCGGCCGGTTCCTGGCCAATCCGGAGGGCGCGGTCCGCCATGGCCTGCCGCTGGTGTCCGCCCGCCGTATCCGCCGCATCGCCGCGCTGATGCTGACCTGTGGCCATTACGATGCCTCCGGCGAATTCGCCTTCCAGGTCGGGATTCCGGGCAAGAGCGGTGTCGGCGGCGGCATTCTGGGCGTGGTGCCGGGGCGGGCCGCCATCGCCGCCTGGTGTCCGGGCTTGAGCGTGAAGGGCAATTCCCTGATGGGTGCGCTCGCCTTTCGCGAACTGGCACGGGCCACGGGCTGGTCGGTGTTCGGGCCCATGGGTGATTGA